One Ricinus communis isolate WT05 ecotype wild-type chromosome 7, ASM1957865v1, whole genome shotgun sequence genomic region harbors:
- the LOC8264973 gene encoding pantoate--beta-alanine ligase isoform X2, with protein sequence MDARKEPMIITDKENMRNWSRAIRSQGKTIALVPTMGYLHQGHLSLVKEARSLANLIVVSIYVNPGQFSPSEDLSTYPSDFHGDILKLMSVPGGVDVVFHPHNLYDYYKIDDDKNKNGNSNFRASGEKCKDLEGEKVVSCVEDKGMGHETWVRVERLEKGMCGKSRPVFFRGVATIVTKLLNIVEPDFAMFGKKDYQQWRIIQRMVRDLDFSIRIVGSEIMRDSDGLALSSRNVHLSAEDREKALSISRSLLEAKSCAEKGQINCRELRDLVIQAINGAGGKIDYAEVMLRT encoded by the exons ATGGATGCAAGAAAGGAGCCAATGATAATAacagataaagaaaatatgaggAATTGGTCAAGAGCAATCAGATCTCAAGGAAAAACAATTGCCCTTGTACCCACAATGGGTTACCTTCATCAAGGCCATCTATCACTTGTTAAAGAAGCACGTAGCCTTGCCAATTTGATAGTTGTTTCCATCTATGTAAACCCAGGTCAGTTTTCTCCTTCTGAGGATCTTTCAACATACCCATCTGATTTTCATGGTGATATCCTCAAGCTTATGTCCGTTCCTGGTGGTGTTGATGTTGTGTTTCATCCACACAATctttatgattattataaaattgatgaCGATAAAAACAAGAATGGTAATAGTAATTTTAGGGCTAGTGGAGAAAAGTGCAAGGATTTAGAGGGTGAAAAGGTTGTGTCTTGTGTTGAGGATAAGGGGATGGGGCATGAAACTTGGGTTAGAGTGGAAAGATTGGAGAAAGGTATGTGTGGAAAGAGTAGGCCTGTATTTTTCAGAGGGGTTGCCACTATTGTTACCAAGTTGCTTAATATAGTGGAGCCTGATTTTGCCATGTTCGGGAAGAAAGATTACCAGCAGTGGAGAATTATTCAGCGAATG GTTCGAGATCTTGATTTCTCCATAAGAATAGTAGGTTCTGAAATAATGCGTGATAGTGATGGTCTTGCATTGAGTTCTCGCAATGTGCACCTTTCTGCTGAAGACAGGGAAAAG GCTTTGTCTATTAGCAGGTCGTTGTTGGAAGCTAAATCATGTGCAGAAAAAGGCCAAATCAATTGTAGAGAGTTAAGAGATTTGGTCATCCAAGCAATAAATGGAGCTGGAGGAAAAATTGATTATGCTGAG GTGATGTTAAGAACTTAA
- the LOC8260953 gene encoding protein SULFUR DEFICIENCY-INDUCED 1, producing the protein MEGNSKKKDLFHVIYKVPSGDGPYVKAKHAQLVQKDPEAAIVWFWKAINAGDRVDSALKDMAVVMKQVDRTEEAIEAIKSFRGRCSRNAQESLDNVLIDLYKKCGKVEEQIDLLKRKLRLIYQGEAFNGKPTKTARSHGKKFQVSVEQETSRLLGNLGWAYMQKSNFMAAEVVYKKAQMIDPDANKAYNLGFCLIRQARYDEARQILQNVLEGRFPGSNDCKSRKRAQELLMEMESKLPPPELTNRIGINVDGDDDFVKGIEQMMNKWAPSRPKRLPIFEEISSLRDQLAC; encoded by the exons ATGGAAGGGAACTCTAAAAAGAAGGATCTTTTCCATGTTATTTACAAGGTTCCTTCTGGTGATGGTCCTTATGTTAAAGCCAAGCATGCTCAG TTGGTTCAGAAAGACCCAGAAGCAGCAATAGTATGGTTCTGGAAGGCAATAAATGCAGGAGATAGAGTAGATAGTGCACTTAAGGACATGGCAGTGGTGATGAAGCAAGTAGACCGAACTGAAGAAGCCATTGAAGCTATCAAATCATTCAGAGGACGGTGCTCAAGAAATGCACAAGAATCACTCGATAATGTCCTTATTGACTTGTACAAG AAATGTGGGAAAGTAGAGGAGCAGATAGATTTGCTAAAGAGAAAACTAAGATTGATTTACCAAGGAGAGGCTTTCAATGGCAAACCCACAAAAACTGCACGCTCTCATGGCAAGAAATTCCAGGTTTCTGTGGAGCAAGAAACCTCCAGATTACTG GGCAATTTGGGATGGGCCTACATGCAAAAATCAAACTTCATGGCAGCAGAAGTAGTGTATAAAAAAGCCCAAATGATTGACCCCGATGCGAATAAGGCCTACAATTTGGGCTTTTGTCTGATAAGGCAAGCCCGATACGATGAGGCCCGACAGATTCTTCAAAATGTATTGGAAGGTAGATTCCCGGGTTCAAATGATTgtaaatcaagaaaaagagcTCAGGAATTGTTAATGGAAATGGAATCAAAGTTGCCTCCACCTGAACTAACAAATAGAATTGGGATTAATGTCGATGGCGATGATGATTTTGTTAAAGGGATTGAgcaaatgatgaataaatggGCTCCATCTAGACCAAAAAGGCTTCCAATCTTTGAAGAAATCTCTTCATTGAGAGATCAATTAGCATGTTAA
- the LOC8264973 gene encoding pantoate--beta-alanine ligase isoform X3 yields MDARKEPMIITDKENMRNWSRAIRSQGKTIALVPTMGYLHQGHLSLVKEARSLANLIVVSIYVNPGQFSPSEDLSTYPSDFHGDILKLMSVPGGVDVVFHPHNLYDYYKIDDDKNKNGNSNFRASGEKCKDLEGEKVVSCVEDKGMGHETWVRVERLEKGMCGKSRPVFFRGVATIVTKLLNIVEPDFAMFGKKDYQQWRIIQRMALSISRSLLEAKSCAEKGQINCRELRDLVIQAINGAGGKIDYAEIVDQESLEAVEEIKSPVVFCVAAWFGKVRLIDNVEINI; encoded by the exons ATGGATGCAAGAAAGGAGCCAATGATAATAacagataaagaaaatatgaggAATTGGTCAAGAGCAATCAGATCTCAAGGAAAAACAATTGCCCTTGTACCCACAATGGGTTACCTTCATCAAGGCCATCTATCACTTGTTAAAGAAGCACGTAGCCTTGCCAATTTGATAGTTGTTTCCATCTATGTAAACCCAGGTCAGTTTTCTCCTTCTGAGGATCTTTCAACATACCCATCTGATTTTCATGGTGATATCCTCAAGCTTATGTCCGTTCCTGGTGGTGTTGATGTTGTGTTTCATCCACACAATctttatgattattataaaattgatgaCGATAAAAACAAGAATGGTAATAGTAATTTTAGGGCTAGTGGAGAAAAGTGCAAGGATTTAGAGGGTGAAAAGGTTGTGTCTTGTGTTGAGGATAAGGGGATGGGGCATGAAACTTGGGTTAGAGTGGAAAGATTGGAGAAAGGTATGTGTGGAAAGAGTAGGCCTGTATTTTTCAGAGGGGTTGCCACTATTGTTACCAAGTTGCTTAATATAGTGGAGCCTGATTTTGCCATGTTCGGGAAGAAAGATTACCAGCAGTGGAGAATTATTCAGCGAATG GCTTTGTCTATTAGCAGGTCGTTGTTGGAAGCTAAATCATGTGCAGAAAAAGGCCAAATCAATTGTAGAGAGTTAAGAGATTTGGTCATCCAAGCAATAAATGGAGCTGGAGGAAAAATTGATTATGCTGAG ATTGTAGACCAGGAAAGTCTGGAGGCCGTGGAAGAGATAAAGAGTCCTGTTGTATTCTGTGTTGCTGCCTGGTTTGGAAAGGTCAGACTGATAGATAATGTTGAAATCAACATATAA
- the LOC8264972 gene encoding vesicle-associated membrane protein 722, with product MGQQSLIYSFVARGTVILADYTEFTGNFTGIAAQCLQKLPASNNKFTYNCDGHTFNYLVDNGFTYCVVAVESVGRQVPIAFLERIKEEFTKKYGGGKAATATANSLNKEFGPKLKEQMQYCVDHPEEVSKLAKVKAQVSEVKGVMMENIEKVLDRGEKIELLVDKTENLRSQAQDFRQQGTQMRRKMWLQNMKIKLIVLGILIALILIIVLSVCGGFKCH from the exons ATGGGGCAGCAATCGTTGATCTACAGCTTTGTGGCCAGAGGCACGGTCATATTGGCCGATTACACGGAGTTCACCGGTAACTTCACCGGAATAGCCGCTCAGTGTCTCCAGAAACTTCCGGCTAGCAATAATAAGTTCACCTATAACTGCGATGGCCATACTTTCAACTACCTTGTAGATAACGGCTTCA CTTATTGTGTTGTTGCAGTCGAGTCTGTTGGCCGACAGGTTCCAATTGCCTTCCTTGAGCGAATCAAGGAGGAGTTCACCAAGAAATATGGTGGAGGAAAAGCTGCCACAGCAACTGCTAATAGCTTGAACAAGGAATTTGG GCCCAAGTTAAAGGAGCAGATGCAATATTGTGTAGATCACCCCGAGGAGGTCAGCAAGCTTGCTAAAGTGAAAGCTCAGGTTTCAGAAGTCAAAGGAGTGATGATGGAAAACATAGAGAAG GTTCTTGACCGCGGAGAGAAAATTGAGCTTTTGGTAGACAAAACTGAAAATCTTCGCTCTCAG GCACAAGATTTCAGACAACAGGGAACCCAGATGAGGAGGAAGATGTGGTTGCAGAACATGAAAATTAAGCTGATAGTGCTGGGTATCTTGATTGCCTTGATTCTCATCATAGTATTGTCCGTTTGTGGAGGATTCAAGTGTCATTAG
- the LOC8264973 gene encoding pantoate--beta-alanine ligase isoform X1, translating to MDARKEPMIITDKENMRNWSRAIRSQGKTIALVPTMGYLHQGHLSLVKEARSLANLIVVSIYVNPGQFSPSEDLSTYPSDFHGDILKLMSVPGGVDVVFHPHNLYDYYKIDDDKNKNGNSNFRASGEKCKDLEGEKVVSCVEDKGMGHETWVRVERLEKGMCGKSRPVFFRGVATIVTKLLNIVEPDFAMFGKKDYQQWRIIQRMVRDLDFSIRIVGSEIMRDSDGLALSSRNVHLSAEDREKALSISRSLLEAKSCAEKGQINCRELRDLVIQAINGAGGKIDYAEIVDQESLEAVEEIKSPVVFCVAAWFGKVRLIDNVEINI from the exons ATGGATGCAAGAAAGGAGCCAATGATAATAacagataaagaaaatatgaggAATTGGTCAAGAGCAATCAGATCTCAAGGAAAAACAATTGCCCTTGTACCCACAATGGGTTACCTTCATCAAGGCCATCTATCACTTGTTAAAGAAGCACGTAGCCTTGCCAATTTGATAGTTGTTTCCATCTATGTAAACCCAGGTCAGTTTTCTCCTTCTGAGGATCTTTCAACATACCCATCTGATTTTCATGGTGATATCCTCAAGCTTATGTCCGTTCCTGGTGGTGTTGATGTTGTGTTTCATCCACACAATctttatgattattataaaattgatgaCGATAAAAACAAGAATGGTAATAGTAATTTTAGGGCTAGTGGAGAAAAGTGCAAGGATTTAGAGGGTGAAAAGGTTGTGTCTTGTGTTGAGGATAAGGGGATGGGGCATGAAACTTGGGTTAGAGTGGAAAGATTGGAGAAAGGTATGTGTGGAAAGAGTAGGCCTGTATTTTTCAGAGGGGTTGCCACTATTGTTACCAAGTTGCTTAATATAGTGGAGCCTGATTTTGCCATGTTCGGGAAGAAAGATTACCAGCAGTGGAGAATTATTCAGCGAATG GTTCGAGATCTTGATTTCTCCATAAGAATAGTAGGTTCTGAAATAATGCGTGATAGTGATGGTCTTGCATTGAGTTCTCGCAATGTGCACCTTTCTGCTGAAGACAGGGAAAAG GCTTTGTCTATTAGCAGGTCGTTGTTGGAAGCTAAATCATGTGCAGAAAAAGGCCAAATCAATTGTAGAGAGTTAAGAGATTTGGTCATCCAAGCAATAAATGGAGCTGGAGGAAAAATTGATTATGCTGAG ATTGTAGACCAGGAAAGTCTGGAGGCCGTGGAAGAGATAAAGAGTCCTGTTGTATTCTGTGTTGCTGCCTGGTTTGGAAAGGTCAGACTGATAGATAATGTTGAAATCAACATATAA